The Myxococcales bacterium genome includes a region encoding these proteins:
- the purB gene encoding adenylosuccinate lyase: MLERYSRPVLRDLWSDLKRYDTWLEVELAACEAMEEAALVPSGTAAQVRARAAGRLDAGAILAHEARTKHDVIAFLTHVEEVAGEPARWLHLGMTSSDVLDASFALLLKQAGEQILAGLDLLREACRAKAEAHRKTAMIGRSHGIHAEPITAGLVFAGFFAELGRARKELVRACEEVAVGKIAGAVGTYANLDPAIEAKALGRLGLRPETVPTQVVARDRHAAFFSALGRLGTAVERIAITVRHWQRTEVGEAIEAFGKGQKGSSAMPHKKNPILSENLCGLARLLRSYEQAARENVALWHERDISHSSVERVMGPDATALADFMVRRAASLVEGLGINEARMKQNLDLTGGLYFSEAVMLQLVRKGMARQAAYELVQRNALVVAARIGLPQAQGPSFQQLLAEDADIAARLTPGEIAQAFDLQHHLRHVDAIIDRALSVES; the protein is encoded by the coding sequence ATGCTCGAACGATATAGCCGCCCCGTCCTGCGCGACCTTTGGTCGGACCTCAAGCGTTACGACACCTGGCTCGAGGTCGAACTCGCGGCCTGCGAGGCCATGGAAGAGGCAGCGCTCGTTCCCTCCGGCACGGCCGCCCAGGTCAGGGCGCGCGCGGCGGGCCGCCTGGACGCGGGCGCCATCCTTGCCCACGAGGCGCGCACGAAGCACGACGTCATCGCGTTCCTCACGCATGTCGAAGAGGTGGCGGGCGAGCCTGCGCGGTGGCTGCACCTGGGCATGACCAGCTCCGACGTGCTCGATGCGTCCTTCGCGCTCTTGCTCAAGCAGGCCGGTGAACAGATCTTGGCGGGACTGGACTTGCTCCGCGAGGCTTGCCGCGCGAAGGCCGAAGCGCACCGCAAGACGGCGATGATTGGCCGCTCGCATGGCATCCACGCCGAGCCGATTACGGCAGGGCTGGTGTTCGCCGGCTTTTTTGCCGAGCTCGGCCGGGCTCGGAAAGAGTTGGTCCGCGCCTGCGAAGAGGTGGCGGTGGGCAAGATCGCCGGGGCCGTCGGCACCTACGCGAATCTCGATCCGGCGATCGAGGCCAAGGCCCTTGGGCGCCTGGGCTTGCGGCCCGAGACCGTGCCCACCCAGGTCGTGGCGCGGGATCGGCATGCGGCGTTCTTTTCCGCCTTGGGCCGCCTTGGCACCGCTGTGGAACGCATCGCCATCACGGTACGCCACTGGCAGCGCACGGAGGTGGGAGAGGCGATTGAGGCCTTCGGCAAGGGCCAGAAGGGCTCCTCCGCGATGCCTCACAAGAAGAACCCGATCCTGTCGGAGAATCTCTGCGGCCTTGCGCGCCTGCTGCGAAGCTACGAGCAGGCAGCGCGCGAAAACGTGGCCTTGTGGCACGAACGCGACATCTCCCATTCCTCGGTGGAACGCGTGATGGGTCCGGACGCCACGGCGCTCGCGGATTTCATGGTGCGCCGTGCGGCGAGTCTCGTGGAGGGGCTGGGGATCAACGAAGCCCGCATGAAGCAGAACCTCGATCTGACCGGGGGGCTCTACTTCAGCGAGGCCGTCATGCTGCAGCTCGTGCGCAAGGGCATGGCCCGGCAGGCCGCCTACGAGTTGGTTCAGCGCAACGCACTCGTCGTGGCGGCCCGCATCGGCCTGCCGCAGGCACAGGGACCCTCGTTCCAGCAGCTCCTCGCGGAGGACGCCGACATCGCGGCGCGCCTTACGCCTGGCGAGATCGCGCAAGCTTTTGATCTTCAGCACCACCTGCGCCACGTCGATGCGATCATCGACCGCGCGTTGTCGGTCGAAAGCTGA
- a CDS encoding phosphoribosylaminoimidazolesuccinocarboxamide synthase: protein MLDTDVIRQQLAKTLDRTDFTELGTKYEGKVRDCYIEGGRRTIVISDRISAFDVVLGTIPFKGQVLNRMARHWFELTKDLVPNHVLAVPDPVVMVGVECEPLAVEFVMRAYLTGTTKTSIWYHYQNGARTFCGHALPEGMRKNQLLPAPLLTPSTKAEKGGHDESVSRDELLRRGALSAADFELAADMCQRLFAFGQAEAARRGLILVDTKYEIGRRPDGQLCFIDEVHTPDSSRYWFADDYQARFDRGEDPRGLDKDYVRNTFVAQGYRGEGPPPPLADDVRVEAARRYIALCELVTGLPFVPDVEAPIPRIRRNLGL from the coding sequence ATGCTCGACACCGACGTCATCCGCCAGCAGCTCGCTAAGACCCTCGACCGCACCGACTTCACCGAGCTTGGCACGAAGTACGAAGGCAAGGTCCGAGACTGCTACATCGAGGGGGGCCGCCGCACGATCGTCATAAGCGATCGGATCAGCGCGTTTGACGTGGTTTTGGGCACGATTCCCTTCAAAGGCCAGGTGCTCAACCGCATGGCCCGGCACTGGTTCGAACTCACGAAGGATCTGGTGCCCAATCACGTTCTGGCCGTACCTGATCCGGTCGTGATGGTGGGCGTGGAGTGTGAGCCCCTCGCGGTGGAGTTCGTGATGCGTGCATACCTGACGGGCACCACGAAGACCTCCATTTGGTACCACTACCAAAACGGCGCTCGCACCTTCTGTGGGCATGCGTTGCCCGAGGGGATGCGCAAAAACCAGCTCCTCCCGGCCCCTTTGCTCACCCCCTCGACGAAGGCCGAAAAGGGCGGGCACGACGAGTCCGTGTCGCGCGATGAACTGCTGCGCCGAGGCGCGCTTTCGGCGGCAGATTTTGAGCTGGCGGCCGACATGTGCCAGCGGCTCTTTGCTTTCGGGCAGGCCGAGGCGGCCCGACGCGGCTTGATCCTGGTCGACACCAAATATGAAATCGGCCGCCGGCCCGATGGTCAGCTGTGCTTCATCGACGAGGTGCACACCCCTGACAGCTCCCGCTACTGGTTTGCCGACGACTACCAGGCGCGCTTCGATCGCGGCGAAGACCCGCGGGGGCTCGACAAGGACTACGTGCGCAACACCTTCGTCGCCCAGGGGTATCGGGGAGAGGGGCCGCCTCCGCCCTTGGCAGACGACGTGCGCGTCGAAGCGGCACGCCGCTACATTGCGCTCTGTGAACTCGTCACGGGGCTGCCCTTCGTGCCCGATGTCGAAGCGCCGATTCCGCGCATTCGCCGCAACCTGGGTCTTTGA